One genomic region from Skermania piniformis encodes:
- a CDS encoding acyl-CoA thioesterase domain-containing protein: MNSQPAPGPAYFAADTDPAVLIPTRWALGSWSADQVHGMAVCGALARGAELALAEHGRADLHPVRIAVDMFAPVRMQPIRWTTDIVRDGSRLCLIDVALLQDDRRVARAAVTFVKPSEAAPGHTWNPTVAPTPPSPDLAPESERPRIPFFRSTSDWSQDIPTHQNADRKESWSTPIPVVVGEKPSGFQSAAAVADGASMLTNWGTAGVGYINSDVTLALTREPTGYQIGLSAIDRVESAGAMVGTVRMFDRQGTFGSVLITAISNAKRAIDFTSRGFPGTRRRDRPE, translated from the coding sequence GTGAATTCACAGCCTGCACCCGGTCCGGCCTATTTCGCTGCCGACACCGACCCGGCCGTCCTGATCCCCACCCGCTGGGCGTTGGGTAGTTGGTCGGCGGATCAGGTCCACGGGATGGCCGTATGCGGCGCCCTGGCCCGCGGCGCGGAACTCGCGCTGGCCGAGCACGGCCGCGCCGATCTGCACCCGGTCCGCATCGCCGTGGACATGTTCGCACCGGTCCGGATGCAGCCGATCCGGTGGACGACCGACATCGTCCGCGACGGATCCCGGCTCTGCCTGATCGATGTCGCGTTGCTCCAGGACGACCGTCGGGTTGCCCGCGCCGCGGTGACGTTCGTCAAGCCGTCGGAAGCGGCGCCCGGGCACACCTGGAACCCGACGGTCGCACCGACACCGCCGTCGCCCGACCTGGCGCCGGAATCCGAACGACCCCGAATTCCCTTCTTCCGCAGCACGTCCGACTGGTCGCAGGATATTCCCACGCACCAGAACGCGGATCGTAAGGAATCCTGGAGCACCCCGATCCCGGTGGTCGTGGGCGAGAAACCCAGCGGCTTCCAATCCGCTGCCGCCGTCGCCGACGGGGCCAGCATGCTCACCAACTGGGGCACGGCCGGCGTGGGGTACATCAATTCCGATGTCACCCTGGCCCTCACCCGAGAGCCGACGGGGTACCAGATCGGCCTCTCGGCAATCGACCGCGTCGAGTCGGCGGGAGCCATGGTCGGGACCGTCCGCATGTTCGACCGCCAGGGCACCTTCGGCTCCGTGCTGATCACGGCCATCTCGAACGCCAAGCGCGCCATCGACTTCACCAGCCGCGGTTTCCCCGGCACGCGGCGCCGGGATCGTCCGGAGTAG
- a CDS encoding CotH kinase family protein — protein MSERQQRAMDALYGLDNVLTVRITLPPAEWDAIRSEQPKGGVCNFDWTGGARFTWRKATSVEISGGIFPARTSFAGVGVKKKSFCGSLNSDKPCLHIDFGKFGDSTAVQELIGTRYLTLNNSIQDGSYVRQTLGYRLFEMAGLPFSRSNYARVFVNGTLIGADRPGVNSPGVFVSVEPIMRRYIERNFHGNLNGNLYELEHNDDLIADRLRYVGVESLSAFEDRADLRLAADRIAAAGVAGLAQVVDLDRFIQLYAMEFFLKHWDGYSRNTNNSYLYNDVPAVASPAVGDVRLTMIPWGLDQILQPERSFKLGDSGVVARLVRNDPARRAVLAEQIRVYRHTVFGRENRQTVLQPLLDRMRTVLAGLGVPNLAAEIATVRRQLRLAASAGYLYAGLPTDGVYLADERDRYLHASTTETLPPDTPTATDFEVYHRALDESDSTDRWTLAALGTGTSLTDPAGGRVLHASNTQLTAQGNKLLYTCPPRNVDHAEEFLIAPSGAADPFTYNGYFRLTSVRTGAQVSYGTDPTPGGRPRVYQEPIGTKLYFC, from the coding sequence GTGAGCGAGCGACAACAACGCGCGATGGACGCACTCTACGGATTGGACAACGTCCTGACGGTGCGGATCACCCTGCCACCGGCCGAGTGGGATGCGATACGCAGCGAGCAGCCGAAGGGTGGGGTGTGCAACTTCGACTGGACCGGCGGCGCCCGATTCACCTGGCGCAAGGCCACATCGGTCGAGATCTCCGGCGGTATCTTTCCGGCACGAACCAGCTTTGCCGGGGTGGGCGTGAAGAAGAAGTCCTTCTGCGGTTCGCTGAACAGCGACAAGCCCTGTCTGCACATCGATTTCGGCAAGTTCGGGGATTCCACCGCGGTGCAGGAACTGATCGGCACGCGATATCTGACGCTGAACAACTCGATCCAGGACGGATCGTACGTGCGGCAGACACTCGGCTACCGTCTGTTCGAGATGGCCGGGCTGCCGTTCTCCCGCAGCAACTATGCCCGGGTTTTCGTCAACGGCACGCTGATCGGCGCCGACCGGCCGGGGGTGAACAGCCCGGGTGTCTTCGTCAGCGTCGAACCGATCATGCGGCGATACATCGAGCGCAACTTCCACGGGAACCTGAACGGAAATCTCTACGAGCTGGAACACAACGACGACCTGATCGCGGACCGACTGCGCTACGTCGGGGTGGAGTCGTTGTCCGCGTTCGAGGACCGCGCCGACCTCCGGCTCGCCGCCGACCGGATCGCCGCTGCCGGCGTGGCCGGTCTGGCTCAGGTGGTCGACCTGGACCGGTTCATCCAGCTCTACGCGATGGAGTTCTTCCTCAAGCACTGGGACGGCTATTCCCGCAACACCAACAACAGCTACCTCTACAACGACGTACCGGCCGTCGCATCGCCCGCCGTCGGCGATGTTCGACTCACGATGATCCCGTGGGGCCTGGATCAGATCCTGCAGCCGGAACGGTCGTTCAAGCTCGGCGACAGCGGCGTGGTCGCCCGGCTGGTGCGCAACGATCCGGCCCGACGTGCGGTACTCGCCGAGCAGATCCGGGTCTATCGACATACCGTCTTCGGCCGGGAGAATCGGCAGACAGTCCTGCAACCGTTGCTCGACCGGATGCGGACGGTGCTCGCCGGACTCGGGGTACCGAATCTCGCCGCCGAGATCGCGACGGTGCGTCGGCAGCTCCGCCTCGCCGCATCAGCCGGCTACCTGTACGCCGGGCTCCCCACCGACGGCGTCTACCTGGCCGACGAACGCGACCGGTACCTGCACGCCAGCACCACCGAGACACTGCCGCCGGATACGCCGACCGCGACCGACTTCGAGGTGTATCACCGCGCGCTGGACGAGAGCGACAGCACCGATCGGTGGACACTCGCCGCGCTCGGCACCGGCACATCGCTGACCGACCCGGCGGGCGGGCGGGTGCTCCACGCCAGCAACACCCAACTGACCGCCCAAGGGAACAAGCTGCTCTACACCTGCCCACCGCGGAACGTGGATCATGCCGAGGAGTTCCTGATCGCACCGAGCGGTGCCGCCGACCCGTTCACCTACAACGGCTACTTCCGGCTCACGAGTGTCCGGACCGGAGCGCAGGTCTCCTACGGCACCGACCCGACACCGGGCGGCCGGCCCCGGGTGTACCAGGAACCGATCGGCACGAAGCTGTACTTCTGCTGA
- a CDS encoding XRE family transcriptional regulator — MDGLGDVLTIARRARGLTRPELAELVGVTQPAIIRYESGVVDPDESTLAELAGALGVTEEFLTHGNRFRGALAVGEHMRRRRTSTAAAWRQMEARLNLVRVHASFLFEEVSIASEQQVPVFDPEFTTPEVAAAMVRTQWRLPMGPVRYLTRWLEAAGCLVFEEDFGIERIDGLSQWVDDHPIVLVNANATAHRKRLTKAHELGHLVLHSNTPTEQLEEEADRFAAEFLMPADEIGPEFDGIDLGMLPELERDWGVPMSALLERAYRLGQITLAERVELTASVNAPGWLISEPDVEVAAAEKPTLPVRIGKILRTQGFSEEQAARIAGYANPSENPFRPEVSHLRVV, encoded by the coding sequence ATGGACGGCCTGGGAGATGTGCTCACGATTGCCCGACGGGCGCGTGGGCTTACCCGGCCCGAACTGGCCGAGCTTGTGGGAGTCACCCAGCCGGCCATCATTCGCTACGAGTCCGGCGTGGTCGATCCGGACGAGAGCACGCTGGCCGAGCTGGCCGGCGCGCTCGGGGTGACGGAAGAATTTCTCACCCACGGCAACCGATTCCGGGGCGCGCTCGCCGTCGGCGAACACATGCGTCGGCGGCGGACGAGCACGGCCGCGGCATGGCGGCAGATGGAGGCCCGGCTCAATCTGGTGCGGGTGCACGCCTCGTTCCTGTTCGAGGAGGTGTCGATCGCCAGTGAGCAGCAGGTGCCGGTCTTCGACCCGGAGTTCACCACGCCCGAGGTGGCGGCGGCGATGGTGCGCACCCAGTGGCGGCTGCCGATGGGACCGGTGCGGTATCTGACCCGCTGGTTGGAGGCGGCCGGTTGCCTGGTCTTCGAGGAGGACTTCGGCATCGAGCGCATCGACGGTCTGAGCCAATGGGTGGACGACCACCCGATCGTGCTGGTCAACGCCAACGCGACGGCGCATCGCAAACGGTTGACCAAGGCGCACGAGCTCGGCCACCTGGTCTTGCACTCGAACACACCGACCGAGCAGCTGGAGGAAGAGGCCGACCGGTTCGCGGCGGAATTCCTCATGCCGGCCGACGAGATCGGCCCGGAGTTCGACGGCATCGACCTGGGCATGCTGCCCGAGCTGGAGCGCGATTGGGGCGTCCCGATGTCGGCGCTGCTCGAGCGCGCCTACCGGTTGGGGCAGATCACGCTGGCCGAGCGGGTCGAACTGACGGCGTCGGTGAACGCCCCCGGCTGGCTGATCAGCGAGCCGGACGTCGAGGTCGCCGCGGCCGAGAAGCCCACGCTTCCGGTGCGGATCGGCAAGATCTTGCGCACCCAGGGCTTTTCCGAGGAACAGGCGGCCCGGATCGCCGGCTACGCCAACCCCAGCGAGAACCCGTTCCGCCCGGAGGTCAGCCATCTGCGGGTGGTCTGA
- a CDS encoding MbtH family protein translates to MSTNPFDDEDGRFYVLINDEEQHSLWPTFAEVPAGWRIVFGEESRAACVEYVEQNWTDMRPKSLRDAMAADEAAAKAQSAAD, encoded by the coding sequence ATGAGCACCAACCCTTTCGATGACGAAGACGGCCGATTTTACGTCTTGATCAACGACGAGGAGCAGCACTCGCTGTGGCCGACGTTCGCCGAGGTCCCCGCCGGCTGGCGGATCGTGTTCGGTGAGGAGAGCCGCGCCGCGTGCGTGGAGTACGTCGAGCAGAACTGGACCGACATGCGGCCGAAGAGCCTGCGGGACGCGATGGCGGCCGACGAGGCGGCGGCCAAGGCGCAGAGCGCGGCCGACTGA
- a CDS encoding alpha/beta fold hydrolase: MPVANVNGITLSYQVKGTGPLVVLVMGTGSPGRVWELHQVPALAAAGYRVCTVDNRGIAPSSECAAGIEIDDLVGDTAALIEQLGGGPVLLVGTSMGARVAQELCLARPELVRKAVFLAGHGRVDLFQQTLSAGEHELDDSGVRLPAKFDAALAAVMNLSPTTLADPDTARDWLDLFEFTGGPVSPGVRAQRRMDHSFDRLAAYGAITVPCLAVGFADDRMIPPYLAKEVADAIPGASYREVPDAGHYGYLEQPAEVNRILLEFFAD, translated from the coding sequence ATGCCGGTTGCGAACGTCAACGGGATCACTCTGAGTTACCAGGTGAAAGGCACCGGACCGCTGGTGGTGCTGGTCATGGGGACCGGCAGCCCGGGCCGGGTATGGGAGCTGCATCAAGTGCCCGCGCTGGCCGCCGCCGGCTACCGAGTCTGCACCGTCGACAATCGCGGCATCGCGCCCTCGTCGGAGTGTGCGGCCGGGATCGAGATCGACGATCTGGTCGGCGACACCGCCGCGCTGATCGAGCAACTCGGCGGTGGACCGGTGTTGCTCGTCGGCACGTCGATGGGTGCGCGGGTCGCGCAGGAACTCTGCCTGGCCCGGCCGGAGCTGGTTCGCAAAGCCGTGTTCCTGGCCGGGCACGGCCGGGTCGACCTGTTTCAGCAGACGCTTTCGGCCGGTGAACACGAACTCGACGACAGCGGCGTGCGGTTGCCGGCCAAGTTCGATGCGGCCCTGGCCGCGGTGATGAACCTTTCGCCGACGACGTTGGCCGACCCGGACACCGCGCGGGATTGGCTGGATCTGTTCGAGTTCACCGGCGGGCCGGTATCCCCGGGGGTGCGGGCGCAACGCCGGATGGATCACAGCTTCGACCGGTTGGCCGCGTACGGCGCGATCACGGTGCCGTGTCTGGCGGTCGGCTTTGCCGACGATCGGATGATCCCGCCGTATCTGGCGAAGGAGGTGGCCGACGCAATTCCGGGCGCGAGTTACCGGGAAGTGCCGGATGCGGGCCACTACGGCTACCTGGAGCAACCGGCCGAAGTGAACCGGATCCTGCTCGAGTTCTTCGCCGATTGA
- a CDS encoding alpha,alpha-trehalose-phosphate synthase (UDP-forming), whose amino-acid sequence MTESDFIVVANRLPIDLERLPDGSSRWKRSPGGLVTALEPVLRESRSSAWIGWPGVPDADVEPLIEDDIAMQPVPLSGQEVTDYYEGFSNATLWPLYHDVIVAPEYHRRWWAAYVTVNRRFADVTAKAAAPGATVWVQDYQLQLVPKMLRMLRPDLTIGFFLHIPFPPVELFLQLPWRTEIVEGLLGADLIGFQLPGGAQNFLYLARRLAGHQTSRGSVGLRSRLGEVQVGFRKVRVGAFPISIESSRIDEISKRREVREQARELRTELGNPRTILLGVDRLDYTKGIDVRLAAIEELLADGDLDPGEIVLVQLATPSRERVDSYVRMRASIESRVGRINGEYGRVGRPVVHYHHRPVARNELIAFFVAADVMLVTPLRDGMNLVAKEYVACQGDRGGRLVLSEFTGAAHELRQAYLCNPYDLDGVKHAILSALTDSPEDARRRMRAMRRQVLSFDVSRWAASFLRALTVGPEAGHTLVRDPEPMLGEPAAELTSGS is encoded by the coding sequence ATGACCGAATCCGATTTCATCGTCGTCGCGAATCGGCTCCCCATCGACCTCGAACGGCTTCCCGATGGCAGCTCGCGCTGGAAGCGAAGCCCCGGCGGTCTGGTCACGGCGCTCGAGCCGGTGCTCCGCGAATCGCGGAGCAGTGCCTGGATCGGCTGGCCCGGGGTCCCCGACGCCGACGTCGAGCCGCTGATCGAAGACGACATCGCGATGCAGCCGGTGCCGCTCAGCGGCCAGGAGGTCACCGACTACTACGAGGGCTTCTCCAACGCCACCCTCTGGCCGCTCTATCACGATGTGATCGTGGCACCGGAATACCATCGCCGCTGGTGGGCCGCTTACGTGACGGTGAACCGCCGCTTTGCCGACGTGACGGCCAAGGCTGCCGCCCCGGGGGCGACGGTATGGGTCCAGGACTACCAGCTGCAGCTGGTGCCGAAGATGCTGCGGATGTTGCGGCCCGACCTCACCATCGGGTTCTTCCTGCACATCCCGTTTCCGCCGGTCGAGCTGTTCCTGCAGTTGCCGTGGCGGACCGAGATCGTGGAAGGGCTGCTGGGTGCCGACCTGATCGGCTTCCAGCTCCCCGGCGGTGCGCAGAACTTTCTCTACCTGGCCCGGCGGCTCGCCGGCCACCAGACCTCACGCGGGTCGGTGGGCCTGCGCAGTCGGCTCGGTGAGGTCCAGGTCGGTTTCCGCAAGGTCCGCGTCGGTGCATTTCCGATCTCGATCGAGTCCAGCCGGATCGACGAGATCTCCAAGCGCCGGGAAGTCCGCGAGCAGGCCCGGGAACTTCGCACCGAGCTGGGCAATCCGCGCACCATCCTGCTCGGTGTCGACCGGCTCGACTACACCAAAGGCATCGACGTTCGCCTGGCCGCCATCGAGGAACTCCTCGCCGACGGCGACCTCGACCCCGGCGAGATCGTGCTGGTTCAGCTGGCCACCCCCAGCCGGGAACGGGTGGACTCCTACGTCCGGATGCGCGCATCGATCGAGAGTCGGGTAGGCCGGATCAACGGCGAGTACGGCCGAGTGGGCCGGCCGGTCGTGCATTACCACCATCGTCCGGTAGCCCGCAACGAGCTGATCGCCTTCTTCGTCGCCGCCGACGTGATGTTGGTGACCCCACTGCGGGACGGGATGAACCTCGTCGCCAAGGAATACGTCGCCTGCCAGGGAGACCGGGGCGGGCGACTGGTGCTCAGCGAATTCACCGGAGCTGCGCACGAGCTGCGGCAGGCCTACCTGTGTAATCCGTACGATCTGGACGGGGTGAAGCATGCCATCCTGTCCGCGCTCACGGACAGCCCGGAGGACGCGCGGCGACGGATGCGCGCGATGCGCCGCCAGGTCCTCAGCTTCGACGTGAGCCGGTGGGCCGCATCGTTCCTCCGCGCGCTCACGGTCGGCCCGGAGGCCGGGCACACCCTGGTCCGGGACCCGGAGCCGATGCTCGGCGAACCTGCCGCCGAGCTGACCAGCGGTAGCTGA